In Calonectris borealis chromosome 8, bCalBor7.hap1.2, whole genome shotgun sequence, a single genomic region encodes these proteins:
- the LOC142085011 gene encoding pancreatic alpha-amylase, which yields MQVLLLLAAVGFCCGQYNPNTQAGRTSIVHLFEWRWADIALECERYLAPNGFGGVQVSPPNENIVITNPNRPWWERYQPISYKLCTRSGNENEFRDMVTRCNNAGVHIYVDAVVNHMCGAAGGSGTHSTCGSYFNAGNRDFPAVPYSGWDFNDGKCRTGSGEIENYGDMYQVRDCRLVSLLDLALEKDYVRSKVAEYMNYLIDIGVAGFRIDAAKHMWPGDVKAILDKLKDLNTKWFSAGTKPFIYQEVIDLGGEPIKGSDYFGNGRVTEFKYGAKLGTVIRKWNGEKMAYLKNWGEGWGFVPSDRALVFVDNHDNQRGHGAGGASILTFWDPRLYKMAVGFMLAHPYGFTRVMSSFRWPRSFVNGRDVNDWIGPPSNSDGSTKPVTINADTTCGNDWVCEHRWRQIKNMVIFRNVVDGQPFSNWWDNGSNQVAFGRGNKGFIVFNNDDWNMNVHLQTGLPAGTYCDVISGQKEGNKCTGKQVYVSGDGMADFQISNNAEDPFVAIHVNAKL from the exons ATGCAAGTCCTCCTCCTGCTCGCAGCTGTAGGGTTTTGCTGCGGGCAGTACAACCCCAACACTCAGGCTGGGAGGACATCTATTGTACATCTCTTTGAATGGCGCTGGGCCGATATTGCTCTTGAGTGTGAACGTTATTTAGCTCCTAATGGATTTGGAGGAGTTCAG GTTTCACctccaaatgaaaatattgtcattACTAACCCGAACAGACCCTGGTGGGAAAGATACCAGCCCATCAGCTACAAGCTCTGCACTCGATCAGGAAACGAAAATGAATTCAGAGACATGGTGACCAGGTGCAACAACGCTGGA GTTCATATTTATGTGGATGCTGTTGTCAACCACATGTGTGGGGCTGCGGGTGGCTCAGGCACCCATTCTACCTGTGGAAGCTATTTTAATGCTGGGAACAGAGATTTTCCAGCCGTGCCATACTCTGGCTGGGATTTCAATGATGGCAAATGTCGAACTGGAAGTGGAGAAATTGAAAATTATGGTGATATGTATCAG GTGCGAGACTGCCGCTTGGTTAGCCTTCTTGATCTGGCCTTGGAGAAGGACTATGTACGCTCAAAAGTTGCTGAGTACATGAACTACCTCATTGATATTGGCGTAGCAGGCTTCCGGATTGATGCTGCCAAGCACATGTGGCCTGGAGATGTGAAGGCGATTTTAGACAAGCTGAAGGATCTAAATACTAAATGGTTTTCTGCAGGAACTAAACCTTTCATTTACCAGgag GTAATTGACTTGGGCGGAGAGCCGATCAAAGGCAGTGACTACTTTGGAAATGGCCGAGTGACAGAATTCAAATACGGGGCAAAACTGGGGACAGTGATCCGCAAGTGGAACGGAGAAAAGATGGCCTACTTAAA GAACTGGGGAGAAGGCTGGGGCTTTGTGCCTTCCGACAGAGCCCTGGTCTTTGTGGATAATCACGACAACCAGCGGGGCCACGGGGCCGGTGGAGCTTCCATTTTAACCTTCTGGGACCCCAG GCTTTATAAAATGGCAGTTGGTTTCATGCTTGCTCATCCATATGGGTTCACACGTGTGATGTCAAGTTTTCGCTGGCCAAGATCTTTTGTAAATGGACGG GACGTCAATGACTGGATTGGACCACCAAGTAACTCGGATGGATCAACAAAGCCTGTTACAATCAATGCAGACACTACCTGTGGCAACGACTGGGTTTGTGAACATCGCTGGCGTCAAATAAA GAACATGGTTATCTTCCGTAATGTGGTAGACGGTCAGCCTTTCTCCAACTGGTGGGACAACGGCAGCAACCAAGTAGCTTTTGGCCGTGGTAATAAAGGCTTCATCGTTTTCAATAATGACGACTG GAATATGAACGTCCATTTGCAAACTGGACTGCCTGCTGGTACCTACTGTGATGTTATTTCTGGACAAAAGGAGGGCAACAAATGTACTGGAAAACAGGTGTATGTTTCTGGTGATGGAATGGCTGATTTCCAGATTAGTAACAATGCTGAAGATCCATTTGTTGCAATTCACGTTAATGCCAAGTTATAA
- the LOC142085009 gene encoding pancreatic alpha-amylase-like: MGIYFLLLIVGFCWAQYNPNTLSGRTSIVHLFEWRWADIALECERSLAPNGFGGVQISPPNENVIITDSWQPWWERYQPVSYKLCTRSGNETEFRDMVTRCNNVGVHIYVDAVINHMCGANAGAGKHATCGSYFNAKTKDFPAVPYSGWDFNDGKCKSRSGDIENYHDISQVRDCRLVSLLDLALEKDYVRSKVAEYMNYLIDIGVAGFRIDAAKHMWPGDVKAILDKLKDLNTKWFSAGTKPFIYQEVIDLGGEPIKGSDYFGNGRVTEFKYGAKLGTVIRKWNGEKMAYLKNWGEGWGFVPSDRALVFVDNHDNQRGHGAGGASILTFWDPRLYKMAVGFMLAHPYGFTRVMSSFRWPRSFVNGRDVNDWIGPPSNSDGSTKPVTINADTTCGNDWVCEHRWRQIKNMVIFRNVVDGQPFSNWWDNGSNQVAFGRGNKGFIVFNNDDWNMNVHLQTGLPAGTYCDVISGQKEGNKCTGKQVYVSGDGMADFQISNNAEDPFVAIHVNAKL; encoded by the exons ATGGGTatctattttcttctgttaattgTAGGGTTTTGCTGGGCACAGTACAACCCTAATACTCTCTCTGGGAGGACATCTATTGTACATCTCTTTGAATGGCGCTGGGCGGATATTGCTCTTGAGTGTGAACGCTCTTTAGCTCCTAATGGATTTGGAGGAGTTCAG ATTTCACCTCCAAATGAAAATGTTATCATTACTGACTCCTGGCAACCATGGTGGGAAAGATACCAGCCTGTCAGCTACAAGCTATGCACACGATCTGGAAATGAAACTGAATTTAGAGACATGGTGACCAGGTGCAACAATGTTGGA GTACATATTTATGTGGATGCAGTAATCAACCACATGTGCGGAGCTAATGCTGGTGCTGGCAAGCATGCTACTTGTGGAAGCTATTTCAATGCAAAGACTAAAGATTTTCCAGCTGTGCCATATTCTGGCTGGGACTTTAATGATGGCAAATGTAAATCTAGAAGTGGAGACATTGAGAATTATCATGATATATCTCAG GTGCGAGACTGCCGCTTGGTTAGCCTTCTTGATCTGGCCTTGGAGAAGGACTATGTACGCTCAAAAGTTGCTGAGTACATGAACTACCTCATTGATATTGGCGTAGCAGGCTTCCGGATTGATGCTGCCAAGCACATGTGGCCTGGAGATGTGAAGGCGATTTTAGACAAGCTGAAGGATCTAAATACTAAATGGTTTTCTGCAGGAACTAAACCTTTCATTTACCAGgag GTAATTGACTTGGGCGGAGAGCCGATCAAAGGCAGTGACTACTTTGGAAATGGCCGAGTGACAGAATTCAAATACGGGGCAAAACTGGGGACAGTGATCCGCAAGTGGAACGGAGAAAAGATGGCCTACTTAAA GAACTGGGGAGAAGGCTGGGGCTTTGTGCCTTCCGACAGAGCCCTGGTCTTTGTGGATAATCACGACAACCAGCGGGGCCACGGGGCCGGTGGAGCTTCCATTTTAACCTTCTGGGACCCCAG GCTTTATAAAATGGCAGTTGGTTTCATGCTTGCTCATCCATATGGGTTCACACGTGTGATGTCAAGTTTTCGCTGGCCAAGATCTTTTGTAAATGGACGG GACGTCAATGACTGGATTGGACCACCAAGTAACTCGGATGGATCAACAAAGCCTGTTACAATCAATGCAGACACTACCTGTGGCAACGACTGGGTTTGTGAACATCGCTGGCGTCAAATAAA GAACATGGTTATCTTCCGTAATGTGGTAGACGGTCAGCCTTTCTCCAACTGGTGGGACAACGGCAGCAACCAAGTAGCTTTTGGCCGTGGTAATAAAGGCTTCATCGTTTTCAATAATGACGACTG GAATATGAACGTCCATTTGCAAACTGGACTGCCTGCTGGTACCTACTGTGATGTTATTTCTGGACAAAAGGAGGGCAACAAATGTACTGGAAAACAGGTGTATGTTTCTGGTGATGGAATGGCTGATTTCCAGATTAGTAACAATGCTGAAGATCCATTTGTTGCAATTCACGTTAATGCCAAGTTATAA